The following proteins are encoded in a genomic region of Dokdonia donghaensis DSW-1:
- a CDS encoding OsmC family protein, whose translation MAGHTVTTIYKQGMQFETDSPTGYKVLIDTSPENGGNNDGMGPKAMMLSGLAGCTGLDVVFVLNKMRVDVPKFKMVVKGELTEEHPKTYHTVWLDYHFYGDDLNEEKIQKAVTLSEEQYCGVMEMFRKFCKLEIAVHYHPEAALETSNS comes from the coding sequence ATGGCTGGACATACAGTAACTACAATCTATAAACAAGGAATGCAATTTGAGACAGATAGCCCTACGGGTTATAAAGTACTCATAGATACTTCTCCAGAAAATGGAGGTAATAACGACGGGATGGGTCCTAAGGCAATGATGCTTTCTGGTCTTGCGGGATGTACTGGTCTTGATGTGGTATTTGTACTCAACAAGATGAGGGTAGATGTGCCTAAATTTAAAATGGTCGTAAAAGGAGAACTCACAGAGGAGCACCCTAAAACATATCACACCGTATGGCTAGATTATCACTTTTATGGTGATGACTTAAATGAAGAAAAAATCCAAAAAGCAGTAACACTCTCTGAAGAGCAATACTGTGGAGTGATGGAAATGTTTAGAAAATTCTGTAAGCTAGAAATAGCGGTTCACTACCACCCAGAAGCAGCCTTAGAAACTAGCAACTCATAA
- the recA gene encoding recombinase RecA, with amino-acid sequence MSSEKDAKLKALKLTLDKLDKTYGKGAVMKMGDQAIVDVESIPTGSLGLDVALGVGGYPRGRVIEIYGPESSGKTTLTLHAIAEAQKAGGIAAFIDAEHAFDRFYAEKLDVDIDNLIISQPDNGEQALEIADNLIRSGAIDIVVIDSVAALTPKSEIEGEMGDSKMGLHARLMSQALRKLTGSISKTNCTVIFINQLREKIGVMFGNPETTTGGNALKFYASVRLDIRRSTQIKDSNANVMGNKTRVKIVKNKVAPPFRMAEFDIMYGEGVSKVGEIIDIGVNYEIIKKAGSWFSYQDTKLGQGRDAVKALLLDNPDLMEELETKIHAAIKASNE; translated from the coding sequence ATGAGCAGCGAAAAAGATGCAAAACTAAAAGCCCTAAAACTCACCCTTGATAAACTAGATAAAACATATGGTAAGGGTGCCGTAATGAAAATGGGTGACCAAGCCATAGTAGATGTTGAGTCTATACCTACAGGATCTTTGGGTCTTGATGTAGCGCTGGGCGTAGGAGGATATCCTCGCGGTCGTGTTATTGAGATTTATGGTCCAGAATCTTCTGGTAAAACAACCTTAACACTACACGCCATTGCAGAGGCACAAAAGGCTGGAGGTATTGCAGCATTTATTGATGCAGAGCACGCCTTTGATCGTTTTTATGCAGAAAAACTAGATGTAGATATAGACAACCTTATTATCTCACAACCAGATAATGGAGAGCAAGCTCTAGAGATTGCAGATAATTTGATACGCTCTGGCGCTATTGATATCGTAGTAATTGACTCTGTAGCAGCGCTTACTCCAAAAAGCGAGATAGAAGGTGAGATGGGAGACTCAAAAATGGGGCTTCACGCGAGATTAATGTCACAGGCACTACGTAAACTTACAGGATCTATAAGCAAGACTAATTGTACGGTTATCTTTATTAACCAGCTTCGTGAGAAGATTGGGGTAATGTTTGGAAACCCAGAAACCACTACGGGTGGTAATGCTCTTAAGTTTTATGCTTCTGTACGTTTAGACATACGTCGTTCTACGCAAATAAAGGATAGCAATGCAAACGTAATGGGTAATAAAACACGTGTTAAGATTGTTAAAAATAAAGTAGCGCCACCTTTCCGTATGGCAGAATTTGACATTATGTATGGAGAAGGAGTTTCAAAAGTAGGAGAGATTATAGATATAGGTGTGAACTATGAGATTATTAAAAAAGCTGGTTCTTGGTTTAGCTATCAAGATACTAAGCTTGGGCAAGGTAGAGATGCTGTAAAAGCACTACTGCTAGACAACCCAGATCTTATGGAAGAGCTAGAGACTAAAATACACGCCGCTATAAAAGCTAGCAACGAATAA
- a CDS encoding carboxymuconolactone decarboxylase family protein, translating into MPLVTPLSAEHDETTKELALFFNETLGFCPNSVLTMQRRPDISRAFINLNKAVMANQGRVTSALKRMIAWVSSNATGCRYCQAHAIRAAERYGAEQEQLDNIWEYRTHDAFSDAERAALDFSLAASQVPNAVDAKIKEELYKYWDEGEIVEMLGVISLFGYLNRWNDSMGTTLEEDAIDSGNQYLGKHGFEVGKHV; encoded by the coding sequence ATGCCATTAGTAACACCACTCTCTGCCGAGCACGACGAAACAACCAAAGAACTTGCCCTATTTTTTAATGAGACACTAGGCTTTTGTCCCAACTCGGTACTTACAATGCAGCGTCGTCCAGACATCTCACGTGCATTTATAAACCTCAACAAAGCCGTGATGGCAAACCAAGGCCGAGTGACTTCTGCATTAAAACGTATGATTGCTTGGGTATCTAGTAATGCGACTGGATGTCGCTATTGCCAGGCGCACGCGATACGTGCTGCAGAGCGTTATGGAGCAGAGCAAGAGCAACTAGATAATATCTGGGAGTATCGCACACACGATGCCTTTTCTGATGCAGAGCGTGCTGCGCTTGATTTCTCGCTAGCGGCAAGCCAAGTACCTAATGCCGTAGATGCAAAAATCAAAGAAGAATTATATAAATACTGGGATGAAGGTGAGATTGTAGAGATGTTGGGAGTGATATCACTCTTTGGGTACCTTAACCGCTGGAACGACTCTATGGGAACCACGCTAGAGGAAGATGCCATAGATTCTGGTAATCAATATCTCGGAAAGCACGGATTTGAAGTAGGGAAACACGTGTAA
- a CDS encoding SPOR domain-containing protein, whose protein sequence is MRKLLLLLCALPTIAIAQDSQTFTRDKEFYVRGNTAVIGNNILSKNAEKPFNDLEKVNDEFKMKYVDIDNDASTWSSSSAYLNLKKDVKIVYAGLHWSGTYNGERSGKRMKDGKVYHKMLDERAHDIQEVLLKLPDGAYQRVRGSLVYDGENATNVSVKSRAPYACVADVTEQMQAFVDGEVTVANVSATQGEIIGGSSAGWLLYVVYEDDSEPLQYITTFNGLEFVNKKAVEIDFGNFQSSENGELETAVTIGALEGDGNLGRDEISIFDPQTKIFVTLDNEVRASRNFFNSTITINDKRFTKRVPSSLNTLGFDLAKIKIPTAQNKIIANSTGGVKMKFKTRSDRFFLFFTAFQTTISERYYNEKRVGSPIVETATAAPVKEPVVPKPKKVIVNQKVAIAVPDVTVNEEKKYEPPAVVNKDLAALLEKPSITIEGIAPGYYIITNAFSNAANAERWMETLKEKDLQPQMFYRSDKELFYVFTEAGKDAATLYNKLKAIKQIPGLEKTWMLKTNLN, encoded by the coding sequence ATGAGAAAACTGCTACTCTTACTCTGCGCGCTACCTACCATTGCAATCGCCCAAGATTCACAAACTTTTACACGTGATAAAGAATTTTATGTGCGTGGTAACACAGCTGTAATAGGCAATAATATCTTGAGCAAAAACGCCGAAAAGCCTTTTAATGACTTAGAAAAGGTGAACGATGAGTTTAAGATGAAGTATGTAGACATAGATAATGATGCCAGTACCTGGAGCTCTAGTAGCGCATATCTTAATCTTAAAAAAGATGTTAAGATTGTTTATGCTGGTTTGCACTGGTCTGGCACCTATAATGGTGAGCGCAGTGGCAAACGTATGAAAGATGGTAAGGTCTATCATAAAATGCTTGATGAGCGTGCTCACGACATACAAGAAGTACTACTTAAATTACCTGACGGAGCATATCAACGCGTGCGTGGTTCCCTAGTGTATGATGGAGAAAATGCAACTAATGTTTCTGTAAAATCTAGAGCACCATATGCGTGCGTGGCAGATGTAACAGAACAAATGCAGGCTTTTGTAGATGGGGAGGTTACAGTCGCAAATGTAAGTGCCACTCAAGGTGAAATTATAGGAGGAAGCTCTGCTGGATGGTTACTATACGTGGTGTATGAAGACGATAGTGAGCCACTACAATATATCACCACGTTTAATGGACTTGAATTTGTAAATAAAAAAGCTGTAGAAATCGATTTTGGAAATTTTCAATCCTCAGAAAATGGTGAGCTAGAGACTGCTGTAACTATAGGAGCACTCGAGGGTGATGGTAACTTAGGTCGTGATGAGATAAGTATTTTTGACCCACAAACTAAAATATTTGTCACACTAGATAATGAGGTGAGAGCTTCTCGCAACTTCTTTAACAGTACGATTACTATAAACGACAAGCGGTTTACAAAAAGAGTGCCTAGCAGTCTTAATACGTTAGGTTTTGACCTTGCAAAAATTAAAATCCCTACAGCTCAAAATAAGATCATTGCAAATAGCACGGGTGGTGTAAAAATGAAATTTAAAACACGCTCAGATCGTTTCTTTTTATTTTTTACAGCTTTCCAAACCACCATAAGTGAGCGCTATTATAATGAGAAACGTGTAGGATCGCCTATAGTAGAGACTGCTACCGCTGCTCCTGTAAAAGAACCGGTTGTGCCTAAGCCTAAAAAAGTTATTGTAAACCAAAAAGTAGCAATTGCGGTGCCAGATGTTACCGTAAACGAAGAGAAAAAATACGAGCCACCAGCGGTAGTAAATAAAGACCTAGCCGCTTTATTAGAAAAGCCGTCAATTACTATAGAAGGTATAGCGCCGGGGTATTACATCATTACAAACGCATTTTCTAACGCTGCAAATGCAGAACGGTGGATGGAAACGTTAAAAGAAAAAGATCTACAGCCACAAATGTTTTACCGCTCAGATAAAGAGCTCTTTTATGTATTTACAGAAGCGGGTAAGGATGCGGCCACTCTCTACAATAAACTTAAAGCGATAAAACAAATACCAGGGTTAGAAAAAACCTGGATGCTTAAAACGAACCTTAATTAA
- a CDS encoding RNA polymerase sigma factor, translated as MSQDQLIKNCKKKQPKAQADLYKRYASVLFSVCLKYAPNYTEAEDILQDAFITIFDKITQYKNKGSFEGWLKRVVINTALQRYRKPGVYSLVNEENIKEVEVEVEEDAIPLDYLLSIIQELPDRYRMVFNLYVMDGYSHREISELLTISQGTSKSNLARARMILKEKIETSLHSLQTKSHL; from the coding sequence TTGAGTCAAGACCAACTCATAAAAAACTGTAAAAAGAAGCAACCTAAGGCACAGGCCGATTTATACAAGCGCTATGCGAGTGTACTCTTTTCTGTTTGTCTCAAATATGCTCCTAATTACACCGAAGCAGAAGATATTCTGCAGGATGCGTTTATAACTATTTTTGATAAAATCACTCAGTATAAAAATAAAGGTTCTTTTGAGGGCTGGTTAAAAAGGGTTGTGATAAACACAGCGTTACAGCGGTATCGCAAACCAGGAGTTTATAGTCTTGTAAATGAAGAAAATATTAAAGAGGTAGAAGTTGAGGTAGAAGAAGATGCTATCCCACTAGATTACTTACTTAGTATTATACAAGAGTTACCAGATCGTTATAGAATGGTTTTTAACCTTTATGTAATGGATGGTTACTCACATAGAGAAATATCAGAATTGCTTACTATTTCTCAAGGCACCTCAAAGTCAAATCTTGCGCGTGCTAGAATGATATTAAAAGAAAAAATTGAGACGAGTCTGCATAGCTTGCAGACTAAATCTCACCTATAG
- the recJ gene encoding single-stranded-DNA-specific exonuclease RecJ, protein MRWTLKPKPEAQKVAKLAQELGVEAPIATLLIQRDIDTFKKAKNFFRPSLDALHDPFLMKDMDKAVARIEQAIAQGENILVFGDYDVDGTTSVALMSSYLDTIHPQVATYIPDRYTEGYGVSYMGIDFAADNDMSLIIALDCGVKAIEKVAYAKEKGIDFIICDHHRPGDQLPDAFAILDPKREDCSYPYDELCGCGVGFKLISAIALSRKQNFEELLPYLDLVATAIGADIVPITGENRILAYHGLNVINQAPRAGFEAIIKQVKKETLTITDVVFIIGPRINAAGRMVHGNHAVTLLRETDLATATKFASEVEQYNSDRKEADKSITQQALDQIIENQEEGNKTTVVFQEDWHKGVIGIVASRLIETYYRPTLVFTRSGDKYAASARSVKGFDVYNALHECAEHIEQFGGHKYAAGLTLLPEQYEAFKAKFEEVVAASCDERLLVPEISIDSEINLADITPKFHRIIKQFAPFGPLNMSPTFMTKNLTDTGYGKKVGADQTHLKAAVVQNSRGSQIGCIGFNLGDKYDLITNKKPFMAAYAIDQNEWNGNVSLQLRLKDIK, encoded by the coding sequence ATGCGTTGGACTTTAAAACCAAAACCAGAGGCACAAAAAGTAGCAAAACTAGCACAAGAGCTGGGAGTAGAAGCTCCTATTGCAACACTCCTCATACAGCGAGATATTGACACGTTTAAGAAAGCAAAAAACTTTTTTAGACCCTCGCTAGATGCTTTGCACGATCCATTCTTGATGAAAGATATGGATAAAGCTGTGGCACGTATCGAGCAGGCAATAGCTCAAGGCGAAAACATCCTAGTCTTTGGTGATTATGATGTAGATGGTACCACGAGTGTTGCCTTAATGAGTTCTTATCTCGACACCATTCACCCGCAGGTGGCAACCTACATTCCAGACCGCTATACAGAGGGTTATGGTGTTTCTTATATGGGAATAGACTTTGCTGCAGATAATGATATGTCACTCATTATCGCACTAGATTGCGGTGTAAAAGCGATTGAGAAAGTGGCTTATGCAAAAGAAAAAGGAATTGACTTTATTATTTGTGATCACCACAGACCCGGTGATCAGCTGCCAGATGCTTTTGCTATTTTAGACCCGAAAAGAGAAGATTGCTCGTATCCTTATGATGAGTTATGCGGGTGTGGTGTAGGTTTTAAACTTATAAGTGCAATTGCGCTTTCGCGAAAGCAAAATTTTGAAGAACTTCTTCCTTACCTAGATCTTGTTGCTACCGCAATAGGTGCAGATATTGTACCTATCACAGGAGAAAACAGAATACTTGCATATCACGGACTCAATGTGATAAACCAAGCACCTCGAGCCGGATTTGAAGCCATAATCAAGCAAGTCAAAAAGGAAACCCTTACCATCACAGATGTTGTTTTTATCATAGGCCCACGTATAAATGCCGCGGGAAGAATGGTGCACGGTAACCACGCGGTGACCTTATTACGAGAGACAGACCTAGCGACAGCAACCAAGTTTGCATCAGAGGTAGAGCAATATAACTCAGATCGAAAGGAAGCAGATAAGAGTATTACTCAGCAAGCTCTAGATCAAATTATAGAGAATCAAGAGGAGGGAAATAAAACCACCGTTGTTTTTCAAGAAGACTGGCATAAAGGGGTGATAGGGATTGTGGCTTCTAGACTTATTGAAACATATTACAGGCCTACCCTTGTTTTTACAAGAAGTGGTGATAAGTATGCAGCATCTGCGAGATCTGTAAAAGGTTTTGATGTTTATAATGCTCTACACGAGTGTGCGGAGCATATAGAGCAGTTTGGTGGACATAAATATGCTGCAGGACTCACTTTGTTACCAGAGCAATATGAGGCTTTTAAAGCAAAGTTTGAGGAGGTGGTCGCCGCTAGTTGCGATGAGCGCTTGCTAGTGCCAGAGATTTCTATAGATAGTGAGATAAACCTCGCAGATATTACGCCTAAGTTTCACCGTATTATAAAGCAGTTTGCACCGTTTGGGCCACTTAATATGTCACCTACGTTTATGACTAAAAACTTGACAGATACTGGTTATGGTAAAAAAGTAGGAGCAGATCAAACACATCTTAAAGCGGCTGTTGTTCAAAACAGCAGAGGTTCACAGATAGGGTGTATAGGTTTTAATCTAGGCGATAAGTATGATTTAATTACAAATAAAAAGCCATTTATGGCAGCCTATGCCATAGATCAAAATGAGTGGAATGGTAATGTAAGCCTCCAGCTTAGACTAAAAGATATTAAGTAA
- the trpS gene encoding tryptophan--tRNA ligase — protein sequence MSRILTGVQSTGTPHLGNLLGAIIPAIEMANNPANESFLFIADMHSLTQIKDGAQLRHNTYSTAATWLAFGLDINKTVFYRQSDVPQTAELTWYLSCFFPYQRLTLAHSFKDKADRLEDVNAGLFTYPMLMAADILLYDAEVVPVGKDQAQHIEMTRDVASRFHAATKTEVFVLPEASHNEETMYIPGTDGAKMSKSKGNIIDIFLPDKKLRKQIMGIKTDSTPMEEPMETEGCNVFNLYKLLATPEQVDRLRENYKRTDFGYGHAKQAVYEVIIEKYAAQREKYAYYMENLNEIDAALKVGAEKATKVANGVIDRVRKVVGY from the coding sequence ATGTCAAGAATACTTACCGGAGTGCAAAGTACAGGCACACCACACTTAGGAAATTTACTAGGAGCTATTATACCAGCGATTGAGATGGCAAACAACCCTGCAAATGAGTCTTTTCTCTTTATTGCAGATATGCACTCGCTCACGCAAATAAAAGATGGAGCACAGCTACGTCACAACACCTACAGTACAGCAGCTACGTGGCTGGCCTTTGGTCTTGACATTAATAAAACGGTTTTTTACAGACAGAGCGACGTACCACAAACGGCAGAGCTTACTTGGTATTTGAGCTGTTTCTTCCCGTACCAGCGACTTACACTTGCTCACAGTTTTAAGGATAAAGCAGACCGTCTAGAGGATGTAAACGCAGGTTTATTTACCTACCCTATGCTTATGGCAGCAGATATCTTGCTGTATGATGCAGAGGTTGTACCCGTGGGTAAAGATCAAGCCCAGCATATTGAAATGACGCGCGATGTGGCAAGCCGTTTTCACGCAGCTACAAAAACAGAAGTTTTTGTACTACCAGAAGCGAGTCACAATGAGGAGACAATGTATATACCAGGCACAGATGGCGCAAAAATGTCTAAGTCTAAAGGTAATATTATAGATATCTTTTTACCAGACAAGAAGCTACGCAAACAAATTATGGGGATAAAAACAGACAGTACTCCTATGGAGGAACCTATGGAAACAGAGGGCTGTAATGTGTTTAACCTTTATAAATTACTTGCAACTCCAGAACAAGTAGACCGCTTACGCGAAAATTATAAACGTACAGATTTTGGCTACGGTCACGCAAAGCAAGCTGTTTATGAAGTAATCATAGAGAAGTATGCTGCACAACGCGAGAAGTATGCGTACTATATGGAAAATCTTAACGAGATAGATGCTGCATTAAAAGTAGGAGCAGAAAAAGCGACCAAGGTTGCAAATGGGGTGATTGATCGTGTGCGTAAAGTAGTTGGGTATTAA
- a CDS encoding lysophospholipid acyltransferase family protein, with protein MHILRKIAVALWKVWFYFLMLVVILILSPLLIISILKETWYGMFFRLAQIWARTIMLLMGLFPKVTREEKFVRGKGYMLVSNHTSMMDILLMLHLAKSPFVFVGKAELAKLPLFGFFYKRTCILVDRGNARSRKQVFDQAQRRLSQGFSICIFPEGGVPDDTSIVLDTFKDGAFRLAIDHKLPIVPMTFYDNKKRFPYSFFEGEPGVMRAKVHSFIPTEGMTQDDKKPLREQTRAIILEELKGD; from the coding sequence ATGCACATATTAAGAAAAATAGCGGTCGCACTTTGGAAAGTATGGTTTTACTTTTTAATGCTGGTGGTCATTCTCATATTATCTCCATTACTTATTATAAGTATCCTTAAGGAGACCTGGTATGGTATGTTTTTTAGACTTGCTCAAATATGGGCACGCACCATTATGCTGCTTATGGGGTTATTTCCAAAAGTGACTCGTGAAGAAAAGTTTGTGCGTGGCAAAGGATATATGCTGGTGAGTAACCACACCTCTATGATGGACATCTTGCTTATGTTGCACCTTGCAAAAAGTCCTTTTGTGTTTGTGGGGAAAGCAGAGCTTGCAAAGCTCCCGCTTTTTGGGTTTTTCTATAAACGAACCTGTATTCTTGTAGATAGAGGTAACGCGCGTAGCCGCAAGCAGGTTTTTGATCAAGCACAGCGCAGGCTCAGTCAGGGGTTTAGTATCTGTATTTTTCCAGAAGGTGGCGTGCCAGATGATACTTCTATCGTGCTAGATACTTTTAAGGACGGTGCTTTTAGACTTGCCATAGACCATAAGCTGCCTATTGTGCCTATGACGTTTTATGACAATAAGAAGAGATTTCCTTATTCATTTTTTGAGGGTGAGCCTGGTGTGATGCGTGCAAAAGTACATTCATTTATACCTACAGAAGGAATGACTCAAGACGATAAAAAGCCGCTTAGAGAGCAAACAAGAGCCATTATTTTAGAAGAATTGAAAGGGGATTAA
- a CDS encoding 6-pyruvoyl trahydropterin synthase family protein — translation MSKIRITKQFTFETGHALYGYDGKCKNVHGHSYKLSVTVIGEPITDMGNAKLGMVIDFGDLKKIVNREIVNVFDHATVFNKNTPHVELAKELSDRGHDVLLVDYQPTSEMMVIDFAAKIQSFLPDTIKLHSLRLSETATSYAEWHAADQL, via the coding sequence ATGTCAAAAATTAGAATCACAAAACAGTTTACCTTTGAGACAGGTCACGCGCTTTATGGCTATGACGGCAAGTGCAAGAATGTACACGGGCACAGTTACAAACTTAGCGTTACCGTAATAGGAGAACCTATTACAGATATGGGCAACGCAAAGCTGGGAATGGTTATCGACTTTGGTGACTTAAAGAAAATTGTAAATAGAGAGATTGTAAACGTTTTTGATCACGCTACCGTTTTTAATAAAAACACACCGCACGTAGAGCTTGCAAAAGAACTATCTGATCGTGGTCACGATGTACTACTTGTAGATTACCAGCCTACGAGTGAGATGATGGTGATAGACTTTGCTGCAAAGATTCAATCATTTTTACCAGATACGATAAAATTACACTCACTACGCCTTTCTGAAACAGCAACAAGCTATGCAGAGTGGCACGCGGCAGATCAACTCTAA
- a CDS encoding UDP-2,3-diacylglucosamine diphosphatase, which translates to MNLPKGKKIYFSSDNHLGAPTMEESRPRERIFLQWLEMARKDAQAIFLMGDLFDFWFEYKTVVPKGFVRTLGKLAEMRDEGIEIYFFVGNHDLWMNGYFEEELGIPVYHDPKVFTIDDKKFFLGHGDGLGPGDNGYKRMKKVFRGKFFQWLFRWGHPDIGMKIAQYMSVKNKLISGDDDHVFLGEENEWLAAYAKRKLETAHYDYFVFGHRHLPMTIQVGENSTYYNIGDWIAHYTYGVYDENGFKLEEFLKK; encoded by the coding sequence ATTAACCTCCCAAAAGGAAAGAAAATATACTTCTCAAGTGATAACCACTTGGGTGCCCCCACTATGGAGGAAAGTAGACCGCGAGAGCGCATATTCTTGCAGTGGCTAGAGATGGCTCGCAAGGATGCACAGGCTATTTTCTTAATGGGTGATCTTTTTGACTTTTGGTTTGAGTATAAAACTGTAGTGCCTAAAGGTTTTGTGCGCACACTTGGCAAACTTGCCGAGATGCGTGATGAAGGCATCGAGATTTATTTTTTTGTAGGGAATCACGATCTATGGATGAACGGCTATTTTGAAGAAGAGCTGGGCATTCCCGTTTATCACGACCCTAAGGTGTTTACCATAGATGATAAGAAGTTCTTTTTAGGTCACGGAGACGGCTTAGGCCCTGGAGATAATGGCTATAAGCGTATGAAAAAAGTCTTCCGTGGTAAGTTTTTTCAGTGGTTATTTCGCTGGGGACATCCAGATATTGGGATGAAAATTGCTCAGTATATGTCTGTAAAAAACAAGCTGATCTCTGGTGATGATGATCACGTGTTTCTCGGAGAAGAAAACGAGTGGCTTGCAGCTTATGCAAAGCGTAAACTTGAGACTGCTCACTATGATTATTTTGTTTTTGGGCACCGTCACTTACCTATGACCATACAGGTGGGAGAAAACAGCACTTATTACAACATAGGTGACTGGATTGCACACTACACTTATGGAGTGTATGATGAGAATGGCTTTAAACTAGAAGAGTTTCTCAAGAAATAA
- a CDS encoding outer membrane beta-barrel protein has product MKEKKNIDRLFQEKFKNFEAHPSERVWADIVKNQKKDNRRVIPLWWKVGGIAAGLVLLFGLGTLLLPSDSTEATPLVNQDTITTQSETNQSVVKNSIDTREQQTSDQTTITSNKQVIAATNSSQRNSQTKSNLTSNASGLKSGKTSRSNSKINTLPLSNESNGLIAYSDINNTTTSSTEKKATTTNQVTKDQKTTIGKEDKPTTIAANETVATKEKDLVEEAKQIELNKEENTVALEEEKTNNSRWDVGAVAAPVYYGDFGGSGLDKQFADNDKSGDVNLSYGVQVSYAVSPKLKIRTGVNNVDLSYNTNDISFSTNSLGRTLRGVNYADNAKTIAIADNSTTQNNFNAEGAIPNIGVTANGSLQQQLSYLEVPLEAVYVISDKRVGVSLVGGVSTLFLNNNEVILSSNEFSTNLGTASGVNDVSFTTNIGVGLDYKMTDKVIFNIEPSLKYQLNSFDNTVVDFQPYYLGVYTGVRYKF; this is encoded by the coding sequence ATGAAGGAGAAGAAGAACATAGACAGACTTTTTCAAGAAAAGTTCAAAAACTTTGAAGCACACCCTAGCGAGCGTGTATGGGCAGATATTGTCAAAAATCAAAAGAAAGACAACCGCAGAGTTATACCTCTATGGTGGAAAGTGGGTGGTATTGCCGCAGGACTAGTATTACTTTTTGGACTTGGTACATTATTGCTCCCTTCAGATTCTACTGAGGCGACTCCTCTTGTAAATCAAGATACAATCACCACACAATCTGAAACAAATCAATCTGTAGTAAAAAATTCAATAGATACTAGAGAACAACAAACATCAGATCAAACAACGATTACTAGCAACAAGCAGGTTATCGCTGCGACCAACTCATCTCAAAGAAATTCTCAAACAAAGAGCAACTTAACTAGTAATGCTAGTGGATTAAAGAGTGGTAAGACATCTAGAAGTAATTCTAAAATTAACACATTGCCCCTTAGTAATGAATCAAATGGACTTATTGCGTACAGCGATATAAATAATACGACTACATCTTCTACAGAAAAGAAGGCAACTACCACAAATCAAGTAACAAAAGATCAAAAAACAACAATAGGGAAAGAAGATAAGCCTACTACAATTGCAGCAAATGAAACTGTTGCCACAAAAGAGAAAGACCTCGTAGAAGAAGCAAAACAAATTGAACTTAACAAAGAAGAAAACACAGTTGCGCTAGAAGAAGAAAAGACAAATAACTCAAGATGGGATGTAGGTGCTGTAGCAGCACCTGTATATTATGGAGATTTTGGAGGGTCTGGGCTTGATAAGCAATTTGCAGATAATGATAAGTCTGGTGATGTAAATCTGAGTTATGGAGTACAAGTAAGTTATGCCGTCAGTCCTAAATTAAAAATACGTACTGGTGTAAACAATGTAGATCTTAGTTATAACACAAATGATATTTCATTTTCTACTAACAGCTTGGGGCGTACACTTAGAGGAGTAAATTATGCAGATAATGCAAAAACTATTGCCATTGCAGACAATAGTACGACTCAAAATAATTTTAATGCAGAGGGCGCTATTCCAAACATTGGAGTCACTGCAAATGGGTCATTACAACAGCAACTAAGTTACCTCGAAGTACCTCTTGAAGCAGTTTATGTGATCTCAGATAAACGTGTGGGTGTATCACTAGTGGGAGGTGTAAGTACATTATTTCTTAATAATAACGAGGTAATTCTTTCATCAAACGAGTTTAGTACCAACCTAGGTACAGCAAGCGGAGTAAATGACGTAAGTTTTACTACAAACATAGGGGTAGGATTAGATTATAAAATGACAGATAAGGTCATATTTAATATAGAACCGTCACTTAAGTATCAACTCAACAGTTTTGATAACACAGTGGTAGACTTTCAGCCGTATTACTTAGGGGTATACACGGGTGTACGCTACAAGTTCTAG